In a single window of the Gossypium hirsutum isolate 1008001.06 chromosome D02, Gossypium_hirsutum_v2.1, whole genome shotgun sequence genome:
- the LOC107910565 gene encoding nuclear poly(A) polymerase 3 isoform X8 gives MKEERSLSLLQLMVNEGLVPSPEEEENRKTVIEKLKQIVVAWVKRVAWQRRLPKQDIAVTSATLLTYGSYGLGVHGSESDIDALCVGPYFATMVNLDILNPVFLRDIDETGWKSLSRVLANTQICRLVPDLKSMLRCVKFWAKRRGVYGNLNGFLGGIHLAILAAFVCQCDPFVGLSALISHFFKKFAFWPWPRPVELQDETLHPTLNPTETRLYMPIRLPFSSYEYCHSNITKSTFYKIRTEFLRGHNLTKDLLKFDFDWHNVLEPFPYTKKYAWFLKIFLSASKQDELGDWVGWIKSRFCCLLFKLEEVQGLCDPNPAEYIDVNIADPHVIFYWGLQAGKTNAIDIKSVKDVFWRNISTGYQGPFGKIELSIVQASQVPKSAQFDTLSQKKKACWKMMDYHQRRIPIYSQHVPQYIVGYVSTNGDPEYPSAGV, from the exons ATGAAAGAGGAAAGATCACTCTCACTTCTTCAG TTAATGGTGAATGAAGGACTGGTGCCATCTccagaagaagaagagaataggAAAACTGTCATTGAAAAACTTAAACAA ATTGTAGTGGCGTGGGTTAAGCGAGTAGCTTGGCAACGCCGGCTTCCTAAACAAGACATAGCTGTTACTAGTGCTACCTTATTAACATATGGCTCTTATGGCCTTGGG GTTCATGGTTCAGAGTCAGACATTGATGCTTTATGTGTCGGTCCTTACTTTGCCACCATGGTA AATTTAGACATTTTAAATCCTGTGTTTTTGAGAGATATTGATGAAACTGGTTGGAAAAGCTTGTCCAGGGTGCTCGCAAACACACAGATTTGTCGGCTTGTTCCGGACTTGAAG TCAATGTTACGATGTGTCAAATTTTGGGCAAAGAGACGAGGAGTGTATGGTAAT CTAAATGGGTTTCTTGGAGGAATTCATTTGGCAATTCTTGCTGCTTTTGTTTGTCAATGTGATCCATTTGTGGGTTTGAGTGCTCTAATTTCacatttcttcaaaaaatttgcTTTTTGGCCTTGGCCTAGACCGGTTGAACTGCAAGATGAAACGTTACATCCTACTCTAAATCCCACAGAGACGCGGTTATATATGCCCATTCGGTTGCCATTTAGTTCTTATGAATATTGCCATTCAAACATCACTAAAAGCACATTCTATAAAATCAGAACTGAGTTTCTTCGTGGCCATAACTTAACCAAG GATCTTCTGAAGTTTGATTTTGATTGGCACAATGTATTGGAGCCTTTTCCTTACACAAAGAAATATGCTTGgtttctcaaaatttttctttcagCTTCTAAGCAGGATGAGCTTGGAGACTGGGTGGGTTGGATAAAGTCTCGCTTTTGCTGTCTTCTCTTCAAG CTAGAGGAGGTACAGGGTCTTTGTGACCCGAATCCCGCAGAATACATCGATGTCAACATAGCAGACCCACATGTCATTTTCTACTGGGGCTTACAAGCAGGAAAAACTAATGCCATAGACATCAAATCCGTGAAGGATGTTTTCTGGAGGAATATCAGTACCGGGTATCAAGGCCCTTTCGGAAAAATAGAGTTATCTATTGTGCAAGCCTCTCAAGTTCCCAAGTCTGCTCAATTCGATACCTTGAGCCAGAAAAAAAAAGCTTGTTGGAAGATGATGGACTACCATCAACGAAGGATCCCTATATACTCGCAGCATGTTCCGCAGTATATTGTTGGGTACGTATCGACAAATGGGGACCCTGAGTACCCAAGTGCTGGGGTATAG
- the LOC107910565 gene encoding nuclear poly(A) polymerase 3 isoform X13, producing MKEERSLSLLQLMVNEGLVPSPEEEENRKTVIEKLKQVHGSESDIDALCVGPYFATMNLDILNPVFLRDIDETGWKSLSRVLANTQICRLVPDLKKFQSMLRCVKFWAKRRGVYGNLNGFLGGIHLAILAAFVCQCDPFVGLSALISHFFKKFAFWPWPRPVELQDETLHPTLNPTETRLYMPIRLPFSSYEYCHSNITKSTFYKIRTEFLRGHNLTKDLLKFDFDWHNVLEPFPYTKKYAWFLKIFLSASKQDELGDWVGWIKSRFCCLLFKLEEVQGLCDPNPAEYIDVNIADPHVIFYWGLQAGKTNAIDIKSVKDVFWRNISTGYQGPFGKIELSIVQASQVPKSAQFDTLSQKKKACWKMMDYHQRRIPIYSQHVPQYIVGYVSTNGDPEYPSAGV from the exons ATGAAAGAGGAAAGATCACTCTCACTTCTTCAG TTAATGGTGAATGAAGGACTGGTGCCATCTccagaagaagaagagaataggAAAACTGTCATTGAAAAACTTAAACAA GTTCATGGTTCAGAGTCAGACATTGATGCTTTATGTGTCGGTCCTTACTTTGCCACCATG AATTTAGACATTTTAAATCCTGTGTTTTTGAGAGATATTGATGAAACTGGTTGGAAAAGCTTGTCCAGGGTGCTCGCAAACACACAGATTTGTCGGCTTGTTCCGGACTTGAAG AAATTCCAGTCAATGTTACGATGTGTCAAATTTTGGGCAAAGAGACGAGGAGTGTATGGTAAT CTAAATGGGTTTCTTGGAGGAATTCATTTGGCAATTCTTGCTGCTTTTGTTTGTCAATGTGATCCATTTGTGGGTTTGAGTGCTCTAATTTCacatttcttcaaaaaatttgcTTTTTGGCCTTGGCCTAGACCGGTTGAACTGCAAGATGAAACGTTACATCCTACTCTAAATCCCACAGAGACGCGGTTATATATGCCCATTCGGTTGCCATTTAGTTCTTATGAATATTGCCATTCAAACATCACTAAAAGCACATTCTATAAAATCAGAACTGAGTTTCTTCGTGGCCATAACTTAACCAAG GATCTTCTGAAGTTTGATTTTGATTGGCACAATGTATTGGAGCCTTTTCCTTACACAAAGAAATATGCTTGgtttctcaaaatttttctttcagCTTCTAAGCAGGATGAGCTTGGAGACTGGGTGGGTTGGATAAAGTCTCGCTTTTGCTGTCTTCTCTTCAAG CTAGAGGAGGTACAGGGTCTTTGTGACCCGAATCCCGCAGAATACATCGATGTCAACATAGCAGACCCACATGTCATTTTCTACTGGGGCTTACAAGCAGGAAAAACTAATGCCATAGACATCAAATCCGTGAAGGATGTTTTCTGGAGGAATATCAGTACCGGGTATCAAGGCCCTTTCGGAAAAATAGAGTTATCTATTGTGCAAGCCTCTCAAGTTCCCAAGTCTGCTCAATTCGATACCTTGAGCCAGAAAAAAAAAGCTTGTTGGAAGATGATGGACTACCATCAACGAAGGATCCCTATATACTCGCAGCATGTTCCGCAGTATATTGTTGGGTACGTATCGACAAATGGGGACCCTGAGTACCCAAGTGCTGGGGTATAG
- the LOC107910565 gene encoding nuclear poly(A) polymerase 3 isoform X3 — translation MKEERSLSLLQLMVNEGLVPSPEEEENRKTVIEKLKQIVVAWVKRVAWQRRLPKQDIAVTSATLLTYGSYGLGVHGSESDIDALCVGPYFATMVDDFFIVLYNMLKSRPEVSEIYCVKDVKVPLMRFVFDGILIDLPFVQLKVLVVPENLDILNPVFLRDIDETGWKSLSRVLANTQICRLVPDLKSMLRCVKFWAKRRGVYGNLNGFLGGIHLAILAAFVCQCDPFVGLSALISHFFKKFAFWPWPRPVELQDETLHPTLNPTETRLYMPIRLPFSSYEYCHSNITKSTFYKIRTEFLRGHNLTKDLLKFDFDWHNVLEPFPYTKKYAWFLKIFLSASKQDELGDWVGWIKSRFCCLLFKLEEVQGLCDPNPAEYIDVNIADPHVIFYWGLQAGKTNAIDIKSVKDVFWRNISTGYQGPFGKIELSIVQASQVPKSAQFDTLSQKKKACWKMMDYHQRRIPIYSQHVPQYIVGYVSTNGDPEYPSAGV, via the exons ATGAAAGAGGAAAGATCACTCTCACTTCTTCAG TTAATGGTGAATGAAGGACTGGTGCCATCTccagaagaagaagagaataggAAAACTGTCATTGAAAAACTTAAACAA ATTGTAGTGGCGTGGGTTAAGCGAGTAGCTTGGCAACGCCGGCTTCCTAAACAAGACATAGCTGTTACTAGTGCTACCTTATTAACATATGGCTCTTATGGCCTTGGG GTTCATGGTTCAGAGTCAGACATTGATGCTTTATGTGTCGGTCCTTACTTTGCCACCATGGTA GATGATTTCTTTATTGTTCTATATAACATGCTTAAGAGCAGACCTGAGGTATCTGAGATTTATtgtgtaaaagatgtaaaagtcCCACTAATGCGTTTTGTGTTCGATGGAATCTTGATAGATCTTCCCTTTGTGCAGCTTAAAGTTTTAGTTGTTCCAGAG AATTTAGACATTTTAAATCCTGTGTTTTTGAGAGATATTGATGAAACTGGTTGGAAAAGCTTGTCCAGGGTGCTCGCAAACACACAGATTTGTCGGCTTGTTCCGGACTTGAAG TCAATGTTACGATGTGTCAAATTTTGGGCAAAGAGACGAGGAGTGTATGGTAAT CTAAATGGGTTTCTTGGAGGAATTCATTTGGCAATTCTTGCTGCTTTTGTTTGTCAATGTGATCCATTTGTGGGTTTGAGTGCTCTAATTTCacatttcttcaaaaaatttgcTTTTTGGCCTTGGCCTAGACCGGTTGAACTGCAAGATGAAACGTTACATCCTACTCTAAATCCCACAGAGACGCGGTTATATATGCCCATTCGGTTGCCATTTAGTTCTTATGAATATTGCCATTCAAACATCACTAAAAGCACATTCTATAAAATCAGAACTGAGTTTCTTCGTGGCCATAACTTAACCAAG GATCTTCTGAAGTTTGATTTTGATTGGCACAATGTATTGGAGCCTTTTCCTTACACAAAGAAATATGCTTGgtttctcaaaatttttctttcagCTTCTAAGCAGGATGAGCTTGGAGACTGGGTGGGTTGGATAAAGTCTCGCTTTTGCTGTCTTCTCTTCAAG CTAGAGGAGGTACAGGGTCTTTGTGACCCGAATCCCGCAGAATACATCGATGTCAACATAGCAGACCCACATGTCATTTTCTACTGGGGCTTACAAGCAGGAAAAACTAATGCCATAGACATCAAATCCGTGAAGGATGTTTTCTGGAGGAATATCAGTACCGGGTATCAAGGCCCTTTCGGAAAAATAGAGTTATCTATTGTGCAAGCCTCTCAAGTTCCCAAGTCTGCTCAATTCGATACCTTGAGCCAGAAAAAAAAAGCTTGTTGGAAGATGATGGACTACCATCAACGAAGGATCCCTATATACTCGCAGCATGTTCCGCAGTATATTGTTGGGTACGTATCGACAAATGGGGACCCTGAGTACCCAAGTGCTGGGGTATAG
- the LOC107910565 gene encoding nuclear poly(A) polymerase 3 isoform X6 has product MKEERSLSLLQLMVNEGLVPSPEEEENRKTVIEKLKQIVVAWVKRVAWQRRLPKQDIAVTSATLLTYGSYGLGVHGSESDIDALCVGPYFATMVNLDILNPVFLRDIDETGWKSLSRVLANTQICRLVPDLKKFQSMLRCVKFWAKRRGVYGNLNGFLGGIHLAILAAFVCQCDPFVGLSALISHFFKKFAFWPWPRPVELQDETLHPTLNPTETRLYMPIRLPFSSYEYCHSNITKSTFYKIRTEFLRGHNLTKDLLKFDFDWHNVLEPFPYTKKYAWFLKIFLSASKQDELGDWVGWIKSRFCCLLFKLEEVQGLCDPNPAEYIDVNIADPHVIFYWGLQAGKTNAIDIKSVKDVFWRNISTGYQGPFGKIELSIVQASQVPKSAQFDTLSQKKKACWKMMDYHQRRIPIYSQHVPQYIVGYVSTNGDPEYPSAGV; this is encoded by the exons ATGAAAGAGGAAAGATCACTCTCACTTCTTCAG TTAATGGTGAATGAAGGACTGGTGCCATCTccagaagaagaagagaataggAAAACTGTCATTGAAAAACTTAAACAA ATTGTAGTGGCGTGGGTTAAGCGAGTAGCTTGGCAACGCCGGCTTCCTAAACAAGACATAGCTGTTACTAGTGCTACCTTATTAACATATGGCTCTTATGGCCTTGGG GTTCATGGTTCAGAGTCAGACATTGATGCTTTATGTGTCGGTCCTTACTTTGCCACCATGGTA AATTTAGACATTTTAAATCCTGTGTTTTTGAGAGATATTGATGAAACTGGTTGGAAAAGCTTGTCCAGGGTGCTCGCAAACACACAGATTTGTCGGCTTGTTCCGGACTTGAAG AAATTCCAGTCAATGTTACGATGTGTCAAATTTTGGGCAAAGAGACGAGGAGTGTATGGTAAT CTAAATGGGTTTCTTGGAGGAATTCATTTGGCAATTCTTGCTGCTTTTGTTTGTCAATGTGATCCATTTGTGGGTTTGAGTGCTCTAATTTCacatttcttcaaaaaatttgcTTTTTGGCCTTGGCCTAGACCGGTTGAACTGCAAGATGAAACGTTACATCCTACTCTAAATCCCACAGAGACGCGGTTATATATGCCCATTCGGTTGCCATTTAGTTCTTATGAATATTGCCATTCAAACATCACTAAAAGCACATTCTATAAAATCAGAACTGAGTTTCTTCGTGGCCATAACTTAACCAAG GATCTTCTGAAGTTTGATTTTGATTGGCACAATGTATTGGAGCCTTTTCCTTACACAAAGAAATATGCTTGgtttctcaaaatttttctttcagCTTCTAAGCAGGATGAGCTTGGAGACTGGGTGGGTTGGATAAAGTCTCGCTTTTGCTGTCTTCTCTTCAAG CTAGAGGAGGTACAGGGTCTTTGTGACCCGAATCCCGCAGAATACATCGATGTCAACATAGCAGACCCACATGTCATTTTCTACTGGGGCTTACAAGCAGGAAAAACTAATGCCATAGACATCAAATCCGTGAAGGATGTTTTCTGGAGGAATATCAGTACCGGGTATCAAGGCCCTTTCGGAAAAATAGAGTTATCTATTGTGCAAGCCTCTCAAGTTCCCAAGTCTGCTCAATTCGATACCTTGAGCCAGAAAAAAAAAGCTTGTTGGAAGATGATGGACTACCATCAACGAAGGATCCCTATATACTCGCAGCATGTTCCGCAGTATATTGTTGGGTACGTATCGACAAATGGGGACCCTGAGTACCCAAGTGCTGGGGTATAG
- the LOC107910565 gene encoding nuclear poly(A) polymerase 3 isoform X1, translating to MKEERSLSLLQLMVNEGLVPSPEEEENRKTVIEKLKQIVVAWVKRVAWQRRLPKQDIAVTSATLLTYGSYGLGVHGSESDIDALCVGPYFATMVDDFFIVLYNMLKSRPEVSEIYCVKDVKVPLMRFVFDGILIDLPFVQLKVLVVPENLDILNPVFLRDIDETGWKSLSRVLANTQICRLVPDLKKFQSMLRCVKFWAKRRGVYGNLNGFLGGIHLAILAAFVCQCDPFVGLSALISHFFKKFAFWPWPRPVELQDETLHPTLNPTETRLYMPIRLPFSSYEYCHSNITKSTFYKIRTEFLRGHNLTKDLLKFDFDWHNVLEPFPYTKKYAWFLKIFLSASKQDELGDWVGWIKSRFCCLLFKLEEVQGLCDPNPAEYIDVNIADPHVIFYWGLQAGKTNAIDIKSVKDVFWRNISTGYQGPFGKIELSIVQASQVPKSAQFDTLSQKKKACWKMMDYHQRRIPIYSQHVPQYIVGYVSTNGDPEYPSAGV from the exons ATGAAAGAGGAAAGATCACTCTCACTTCTTCAG TTAATGGTGAATGAAGGACTGGTGCCATCTccagaagaagaagagaataggAAAACTGTCATTGAAAAACTTAAACAA ATTGTAGTGGCGTGGGTTAAGCGAGTAGCTTGGCAACGCCGGCTTCCTAAACAAGACATAGCTGTTACTAGTGCTACCTTATTAACATATGGCTCTTATGGCCTTGGG GTTCATGGTTCAGAGTCAGACATTGATGCTTTATGTGTCGGTCCTTACTTTGCCACCATGGTA GATGATTTCTTTATTGTTCTATATAACATGCTTAAGAGCAGACCTGAGGTATCTGAGATTTATtgtgtaaaagatgtaaaagtcCCACTAATGCGTTTTGTGTTCGATGGAATCTTGATAGATCTTCCCTTTGTGCAGCTTAAAGTTTTAGTTGTTCCAGAG AATTTAGACATTTTAAATCCTGTGTTTTTGAGAGATATTGATGAAACTGGTTGGAAAAGCTTGTCCAGGGTGCTCGCAAACACACAGATTTGTCGGCTTGTTCCGGACTTGAAG AAATTCCAGTCAATGTTACGATGTGTCAAATTTTGGGCAAAGAGACGAGGAGTGTATGGTAAT CTAAATGGGTTTCTTGGAGGAATTCATTTGGCAATTCTTGCTGCTTTTGTTTGTCAATGTGATCCATTTGTGGGTTTGAGTGCTCTAATTTCacatttcttcaaaaaatttgcTTTTTGGCCTTGGCCTAGACCGGTTGAACTGCAAGATGAAACGTTACATCCTACTCTAAATCCCACAGAGACGCGGTTATATATGCCCATTCGGTTGCCATTTAGTTCTTATGAATATTGCCATTCAAACATCACTAAAAGCACATTCTATAAAATCAGAACTGAGTTTCTTCGTGGCCATAACTTAACCAAG GATCTTCTGAAGTTTGATTTTGATTGGCACAATGTATTGGAGCCTTTTCCTTACACAAAGAAATATGCTTGgtttctcaaaatttttctttcagCTTCTAAGCAGGATGAGCTTGGAGACTGGGTGGGTTGGATAAAGTCTCGCTTTTGCTGTCTTCTCTTCAAG CTAGAGGAGGTACAGGGTCTTTGTGACCCGAATCCCGCAGAATACATCGATGTCAACATAGCAGACCCACATGTCATTTTCTACTGGGGCTTACAAGCAGGAAAAACTAATGCCATAGACATCAAATCCGTGAAGGATGTTTTCTGGAGGAATATCAGTACCGGGTATCAAGGCCCTTTCGGAAAAATAGAGTTATCTATTGTGCAAGCCTCTCAAGTTCCCAAGTCTGCTCAATTCGATACCTTGAGCCAGAAAAAAAAAGCTTGTTGGAAGATGATGGACTACCATCAACGAAGGATCCCTATATACTCGCAGCATGTTCCGCAGTATATTGTTGGGTACGTATCGACAAATGGGGACCCTGAGTACCCAAGTGCTGGGGTATAG
- the LOC107910565 gene encoding nuclear poly(A) polymerase 3 isoform X2 — protein MKEERSLSLLQLMVNEGLVPSPEEEENRKTVIEKLKQIVVAWVKRVAWQRRLPKQDIAVTSATLLTYGSYGLGVHGSESDIDALCVGPYFATMDDFFIVLYNMLKSRPEVSEIYCVKDVKVPLMRFVFDGILIDLPFVQLKVLVVPENLDILNPVFLRDIDETGWKSLSRVLANTQICRLVPDLKKFQSMLRCVKFWAKRRGVYGNLNGFLGGIHLAILAAFVCQCDPFVGLSALISHFFKKFAFWPWPRPVELQDETLHPTLNPTETRLYMPIRLPFSSYEYCHSNITKSTFYKIRTEFLRGHNLTKDLLKFDFDWHNVLEPFPYTKKYAWFLKIFLSASKQDELGDWVGWIKSRFCCLLFKLEEVQGLCDPNPAEYIDVNIADPHVIFYWGLQAGKTNAIDIKSVKDVFWRNISTGYQGPFGKIELSIVQASQVPKSAQFDTLSQKKKACWKMMDYHQRRIPIYSQHVPQYIVGYVSTNGDPEYPSAGV, from the exons ATGAAAGAGGAAAGATCACTCTCACTTCTTCAG TTAATGGTGAATGAAGGACTGGTGCCATCTccagaagaagaagagaataggAAAACTGTCATTGAAAAACTTAAACAA ATTGTAGTGGCGTGGGTTAAGCGAGTAGCTTGGCAACGCCGGCTTCCTAAACAAGACATAGCTGTTACTAGTGCTACCTTATTAACATATGGCTCTTATGGCCTTGGG GTTCATGGTTCAGAGTCAGACATTGATGCTTTATGTGTCGGTCCTTACTTTGCCACCATG GATGATTTCTTTATTGTTCTATATAACATGCTTAAGAGCAGACCTGAGGTATCTGAGATTTATtgtgtaaaagatgtaaaagtcCCACTAATGCGTTTTGTGTTCGATGGAATCTTGATAGATCTTCCCTTTGTGCAGCTTAAAGTTTTAGTTGTTCCAGAG AATTTAGACATTTTAAATCCTGTGTTTTTGAGAGATATTGATGAAACTGGTTGGAAAAGCTTGTCCAGGGTGCTCGCAAACACACAGATTTGTCGGCTTGTTCCGGACTTGAAG AAATTCCAGTCAATGTTACGATGTGTCAAATTTTGGGCAAAGAGACGAGGAGTGTATGGTAAT CTAAATGGGTTTCTTGGAGGAATTCATTTGGCAATTCTTGCTGCTTTTGTTTGTCAATGTGATCCATTTGTGGGTTTGAGTGCTCTAATTTCacatttcttcaaaaaatttgcTTTTTGGCCTTGGCCTAGACCGGTTGAACTGCAAGATGAAACGTTACATCCTACTCTAAATCCCACAGAGACGCGGTTATATATGCCCATTCGGTTGCCATTTAGTTCTTATGAATATTGCCATTCAAACATCACTAAAAGCACATTCTATAAAATCAGAACTGAGTTTCTTCGTGGCCATAACTTAACCAAG GATCTTCTGAAGTTTGATTTTGATTGGCACAATGTATTGGAGCCTTTTCCTTACACAAAGAAATATGCTTGgtttctcaaaatttttctttcagCTTCTAAGCAGGATGAGCTTGGAGACTGGGTGGGTTGGATAAAGTCTCGCTTTTGCTGTCTTCTCTTCAAG CTAGAGGAGGTACAGGGTCTTTGTGACCCGAATCCCGCAGAATACATCGATGTCAACATAGCAGACCCACATGTCATTTTCTACTGGGGCTTACAAGCAGGAAAAACTAATGCCATAGACATCAAATCCGTGAAGGATGTTTTCTGGAGGAATATCAGTACCGGGTATCAAGGCCCTTTCGGAAAAATAGAGTTATCTATTGTGCAAGCCTCTCAAGTTCCCAAGTCTGCTCAATTCGATACCTTGAGCCAGAAAAAAAAAGCTTGTTGGAAGATGATGGACTACCATCAACGAAGGATCCCTATATACTCGCAGCATGTTCCGCAGTATATTGTTGGGTACGTATCGACAAATGGGGACCCTGAGTACCCAAGTGCTGGGGTATAG